A single Glycine soja cultivar W05 chromosome 14, ASM419377v2, whole genome shotgun sequence DNA region contains:
- the LOC114384354 gene encoding homeobox-leucine zipper protein HAT9-like, whose amino-acid sequence MSFHDTSNTGLGLGLGLGLVSFHDQSENCMKSTNDPLREIHKIKKVENPSKCNSTYPSLTLGPPDDDDDDDDEVNNQPPSSKTESYEYFRPHVSSPSAVSSFSNYSSIKRERDQVLWEKEFEVEVEKVPTRVGDVDEDGNPRKKLRLTKEQAAVLEENFREHSTLNPKQKQELAMKLNLRARQVEVWFQNRRARTKLKQTESDCELLKKCCDTLTEENKKLQKELQELKSIQATPMPLYMQIPAATLCICPSCERICGGNNNSDGGNNNNGSSHTTSLLIGSKTHHHSFYKSNKYPFPHSSSAAC is encoded by the exons ATGAGTTTTCATGATACATCAAACACGGGGCTTGGACTTGGTCTTGGTCTTGGACTTGTTAGCTTCCATGATCAATCAGAGAATTGCATGAAGAGTACTAATGATCCCTTGAGAGAAATCCATAAGataaaaaaggtggagaatccATCAAAATGTAACAGCACATACCCTTCACTTACATTAGGACcaccagatgatgatgatgatgatgatgatgaagtgAATAATCAACCACCAAGTTCAAAAACTGAGTCCTATGAATATTTTCGTCCCCATGTTTCTTCTCCTAGTGCGGTGTCTTCATTTTCCAACTATTCTAGCATCAAGAGGGAAAGAGATCAGGTTTTGTGGGAAAAAGAATTTGAGGTAGAGGTAGAGAAAGTTCCAACAAGGGTTGGTGATGTTGACGAAGATGGTAACCCCAGAAAGAAACTTAGGCTCACAAAAGAGCAAGCCGCAGTCTTGGAGGAAAATTTCAGAGAGCATTCTACTCTTAATCCG aAGCAAAAGCAAGAATTGGCAATGAAGCTGAATCTGCGAGCAAGACAAGTAGAGGTGTGGTTTCAGAATAGGAGAGCCAG GACAAAGCTAAAGCAAACCGAGTCAGATTGTGAACTATTGAAGAAATGTTGCGATACTCTAACcgaagaaaataagaagctgCAAAAGGAGCTGCAAGAACTAAAGTCAATACAAGCAACGCCAATGCCCCTTTATATGCAGATTCCAGCAGCCACACTTTGCATTTGCCCTTCTTGTGAGAGAATATGTGGTGGCAACAACAACAGTGATGGCGGCAACAATAATAATGGCTCTTCACACACGACATCGTTGCTCATTGGCTCAAAGACACATCATCATTCCTTTTACAAAAGTAACAAGTATCCATTCCCCCACTCATCATCCGCAGCATGCTAG